Proteins co-encoded in one Plectropomus leopardus isolate mb chromosome 14, YSFRI_Pleo_2.0, whole genome shotgun sequence genomic window:
- the insm1b gene encoding insulinoma-associated protein 1b, translating into MPKGFLVKRNKKSAHVSYRTRSDDDDLQEPPAALPSHVDPSPPMSVASSPDRAAASPDFTAADAPVPRLEKPVQFGNPEAVCQALYSPTRPISKEHDRGYFERSFNLGSPISAESFPTPASLSGLDHLLYAPVDLKIGTSNSSRSGTTTTSSSLPAPSNRVGTKRPAADGVERKAKPASKKPKAIRKLNFEDEMTTSPVLGLKIKEGPVEVKPRAQSSGGNKPLGEFVCQLCKEAYADPFSLAQHKCSRIVRVEYRCPECDKMFSCPANLASHRRWHKPRTSGAPAMPPAQGIKPEMAKMPQLGVKSDEAKDMSDRDTPSPGLSESGSEDGSYDCQYCGKRFKRQAYLRKHIMGHQALQKKVLEEFHTGERAAEQAPVLPPSSSSSSSSASSSSSEEASNQSPLNLSPVDCLLCPVCGESFTSRAGQERHLRLMHSSQIYPCKYCPATLYSSPGLTRHINKCHPSENRQVILLQMPVRPAC; encoded by the coding sequence ATGCCCAAAGGATTCCtggtaaaaagaaacaagaaatctGCACATGTTTCCTACAGGACTCGGTCGGACGATGATGACCTCCAGGAGCCACCAGCTGCCTTGCCGAGTCATGTGGACCCCTCCCCGCCGATGTCCGTGGCGTCCAGTCCGGACCGCGCTGCAGCATCgcctgatttcacagcagcCGACGCGCCCGTGCCAAGACTGGAGAAGCCGGTGCAGTTCGGCAACCCGGAGGCGGTGTGCCAAGCCCTGTACAGCCCCACCCGGCCCATCAGCAAGGAGCACGACAGGGGATATTTTGAGCGAAGTTTCAATCTGGGCTCGCCTATTTCTGCCGAGTCATTCCCGACACCTGCCTCCCTCTCCGGCCTGGACCATCTCCTGTACGCCCCAGTCGACCTGAAAATCGGTACCAGCAACAGCAGCCGGAGCggcaccaccaccaccagcagcagcctccCGGCGCCAAGCAACCGGGTCGGCACCAAAAGACCCGCAGCTGACGGCGTAGAGCGCAAAGCGAAACCCGCCTCCAAGAAACCCAAAGCCATTAGAAAACTCAACTTTGAAGACGAGATGACGACTTCTCCCGTGCTCGGGCTCAAAATCAAAGAGGGGCCGGTGGAGGTGAAGCCGAGGGCGCAGTCATCGGGAGGAAACAAGCCTCTGGGGGAGTTTGTGTGTCAGCTGTGCAAGGAGGCGTACGCGGATCCCTTCTCTCTGGCGCAGCACAAGTGCTCCCGCATCGTCAGGGTCGAGTACCGATGTCCCGAGTGCGATAAGATGTTCAGCTGCCCAGCCAACCTCGCCTCTCACCGCCGCTGGCACAAACCGAGGACCAGCGGCGCGCCGGCAATGCCACCGGCACAGGGCATCAAACctgaaatggccaaaatgccacaGCTAGGAGTCAAGTCCGACGAAGCCAAAGACATGAGTGACAGAGACACCCCGAGTCCAGGTCTGTCCGAGTCGGGCTCTGAAGATGGCTCGTATGACTGCCAGTACTGCGGGAAGAGGTTTAAGCGACAGGCGTACCTAAGAAAACACATCATGGGACACCAGGCCTTGCAAAAGAAAGTGCTGGAGGAGTTTCACACCGGCGAGCGCGCGGCAGAGCAGGCTCCGGTGTtacccccctcctcttcctcctcttcctcctcagcatCTTCATCATCCTCAGAGGAAGCCTCAAACCAAAGCCCTCTCAATCTGAGCCCGGTGGACTGCCTGCTGTGCCCGGTGTGCGGGGAGAGTTTCACCAGCAGGGCCGGCCAGGAGAGACACCTGCGCCTCATGCACTCCTCCCAGATTTACCCGTGCAAATACTGCCCCGCCACTCTGTACAGCTCGCCGGGGCTCACAAGGCACATAAACAAGTGCCACCCCTCGGAGAACAGGCAGGTGATCCTGCTCCAAATGCCGGTGCGCCCCGCCTGCTAA